In Gemmatimonadetes bacterium T265, one DNA window encodes the following:
- a CDS encoding glycosyl transferase family 1, translating to MGAQRWAIITVEYPPQLGGVADYTHAVATGLAASGDEVHVWAPPAAGVTPSSPGVTVHRLPGRYGPRALAALDRELADLRQPYRLLVQYVPQGFGGKGMNLLFPLWLRHRHADRPWVMFHEVALTPSEMRGAHRWAQAHVTRFMARLTRGAASRTFVSIPAWATMLDAVSHEQRSADWLPVPSTVPTMVGPHEVRNVRDQFVASGEGLLVGHFGVAGHAGGMKVAGALAGILAGHPDCSTLLVGRRSDELGARMRRAHPAVADRLHVAGTLPLEEVAAHLAACDLLIQPYPDGVSSRRTSLLAGLALGVPIVTVDGRLTESLWRDSGAVALAPDDSAAALLGVAEQLLSDAAARERIGLAGAALYERRFALSHTLAALRSSPATTARVLHVAPPHAPASAGAHL from the coding sequence ATGGGTGCCCAGCGGTGGGCCATCATCACCGTCGAGTACCCGCCTCAGCTCGGCGGCGTAGCGGACTACACGCACGCGGTCGCGACCGGACTGGCCGCCTCGGGTGACGAGGTACACGTGTGGGCCCCGCCGGCCGCCGGTGTGACTCCGAGCAGTCCGGGCGTGACCGTGCACCGCTTACCCGGACGGTACGGCCCGCGCGCGCTCGCTGCGTTGGATCGCGAGTTGGCCGACTTGCGGCAGCCGTACCGGTTACTCGTGCAGTACGTGCCTCAAGGCTTCGGCGGCAAAGGCATGAACCTGCTCTTCCCGCTCTGGCTTCGGCACCGGCACGCCGATCGACCGTGGGTGATGTTCCACGAGGTCGCCCTCACGCCGTCCGAGATGCGCGGCGCGCACCGGTGGGCGCAGGCGCACGTTACGCGATTCATGGCTCGCCTAACACGTGGCGCGGCGTCGCGGACGTTCGTGTCCATTCCCGCCTGGGCGACCATGCTCGACGCCGTCTCCCACGAGCAGCGCAGCGCCGACTGGTTGCCGGTCCCGAGTACGGTCCCCACGATGGTGGGCCCGCACGAGGTTCGGAACGTGCGCGATCAATTCGTCGCGAGTGGGGAGGGCCTGCTCGTTGGGCACTTCGGCGTCGCGGGGCACGCGGGCGGCATGAAGGTAGCCGGCGCGCTCGCCGGCATCCTCGCTGGGCACCCGGATTGTTCAACGCTCCTTGTAGGGCGGCGCTCGGACGAACTCGGGGCGCGTATGCGCCGCGCACACCCGGCGGTTGCGGACCGGCTACACGTCGCGGGGACGCTACCCCTCGAGGAGGTGGCCGCGCATCTCGCGGCGTGCGACCTGCTCATCCAACCGTACCCGGATGGGGTGAGCAGCCGGCGCACGAGTCTCCTCGCCGGGCTCGCGCTCGGCGTCCCGATCGTGACGGTCGACGGTCGTCTTACCGAGAGCCTCTGGCGGGATAGCGGCGCCGTTGCGCTCGCGCCGGATGACTCAGCCGCCGCGTTGCTCGGCGTTGCCGAGCAGCTACTCAGCGACGCTGCCGCCCGCGAGCGGATCGGGCTCGCGGGCGCGGCACTGTACGAGCGGCGGTTCGCACTCTCACACACGCTCGCCGCGCTCCGGTCCTCACCGGCGACGACGGCGAGGGTACTCCACGTCGCACCGCCACATGCTCCGGCGAGTGCCGGAGCGCACCTGTAA
- a CDS encoding glycosyl transferase family 1, translated as MRITIVTQHYHPFIGGVETHARQVAHELSSAHDVSVVAGNFTANRLPPRLASLHHSTLAPAAASYDDGAVPVYAVTPTPAERLRLLPIAVRAVPVLPRYRYHELNRFGYRSYRAVFLPKLGDIVRGADIVHSLAGDYLGWAAEEAARRAGVPFVCTPFVHPQQWGEGPEDVAYYRRANAVIGLVDTDRDHLREIGVPNELLHVVGVSPDLPAAVWPAEFRARHGLGDAPVVLFVGRMVAAKGAPAILAATERVWERVPDARFVFIGPANRDSGRWFAQVDPRIRYLGPLSRQEKGDALAACDVFCMPSVSEILPTVYLEAWSYGKPVVGGEAPGLRDLVQGNGGGLSVPQSAADVAGALTRLLTAPVERREMGLRGRDLVERRYAVPTVAKQLLAVYAAATVRHSKAGARG; from the coding sequence ATGCGAATCACGATCGTCACCCAGCACTACCACCCGTTTATCGGCGGCGTCGAAACGCACGCGCGGCAAGTCGCTCACGAGCTGTCGAGCGCGCACGACGTCAGCGTCGTGGCGGGCAATTTCACGGCAAACCGTCTTCCGCCACGACTAGCGTCACTACACCACAGTACGCTCGCCCCAGCAGCCGCCAGCTACGACGACGGAGCGGTTCCGGTCTACGCGGTCACTCCCACGCCCGCCGAACGGCTCCGACTCCTACCCATCGCTGTCCGTGCCGTGCCGGTGCTCCCGCGCTACCGCTATCACGAGCTGAATCGTTTCGGTTACCGATCCTATCGTGCGGTTTTCCTCCCGAAGCTCGGAGATATCGTACGCGGTGCCGACATCGTGCACTCGCTCGCCGGTGACTACCTCGGCTGGGCCGCCGAGGAGGCCGCACGCCGCGCCGGTGTGCCGTTCGTCTGCACCCCCTTCGTGCACCCGCAGCAATGGGGCGAAGGCCCCGAAGACGTGGCGTACTACCGCCGGGCGAACGCCGTGATCGGGCTCGTCGACACGGACCGCGATCACTTACGCGAGATCGGCGTGCCGAACGAATTGCTCCACGTCGTGGGTGTCTCGCCCGACCTGCCGGCCGCGGTTTGGCCGGCGGAGTTCCGCGCGCGACATGGGCTCGGCGACGCGCCGGTCGTTCTGTTCGTGGGTCGTATGGTTGCGGCCAAGGGCGCTCCAGCCATCCTCGCCGCGACCGAGCGGGTGTGGGAGCGGGTGCCGGACGCGAGGTTCGTATTCATCGGCCCCGCCAATCGCGACTCCGGGCGGTGGTTTGCGCAAGTCGACCCGCGCATCCGCTACCTCGGCCCGTTGAGCCGTCAGGAGAAGGGAGACGCACTTGCCGCCTGCGACGTGTTCTGCATGCCGTCCGTCAGCGAGATCCTGCCCACCGTGTACCTCGAGGCGTGGAGCTACGGCAAACCCGTCGTCGGGGGCGAGGCGCCGGGGCTGCGCGATCTCGTCCAGGGAAACGGCGGCGGCCTGAGTGTGCCGCAGAGCGCGGCGGATGTGGCCGGGGCTCTCACGCGGCTGCTCACCGCGCCGGTCGAGCGACGCGAGATGGGGCTACGTGGTCGCGATCTCGTCGAGCGGCGGTACGCGGTCCCGACGGTCGCGAAGCAGTTGCTCGCCGTGTACGCGGCGGCCACCGTTCGGCACAGCAAGGCGGGCGCGCGTGGCTGA
- a CDS encoding glycosyl transferase, with protein MPRLSIFISHPSDFLTDCQAYGDGLAAYEVIRRLAERGHELHIAVDRSDLRGPLPAGVVLHAVGMRLPFATARPVEYMVRVRRVLNHVRRRHHVDLIHQLNPVNPGLSAALVGTGLPLILGQYVPQWPASASSVRIPTSAAGHVGLAVTGPLVAWAERYQQKNAAALVLSTPSASARLLAASDDVVGRVRVVPYGVDTEFFVPDDAKCGPADGVPVILFLAGLHERKGILTLLESFDQVVQSIPDCRLVVAGDGPLRGEVESRLNGLRASNQVRLLGAVDRTTVRDLMRASSVYCLPSDGEPFGLSALEAMACGKPVVVTDAGGLQHLVRADGGRKVPPGDADALAQALVDLLACPDMMRQMGERNRAVAVERYSWPRVIDQIEQTYRDALSRSHDESAMFRGQRTC; from the coding sequence GTGCCCCGGCTCTCGATCTTCATATCCCACCCGTCGGATTTCCTCACGGACTGCCAAGCATACGGCGACGGGCTGGCCGCGTACGAGGTCATACGCCGGTTGGCAGAGCGCGGGCACGAACTTCATATCGCGGTCGACCGTTCGGATCTGCGCGGGCCGTTGCCGGCCGGCGTGGTGCTACACGCGGTCGGAATGCGGTTGCCATTCGCGACTGCACGTCCGGTCGAGTACATGGTCCGGGTGCGGCGGGTGCTGAACCACGTGCGTCGTAGACATCACGTCGATCTCATTCATCAGCTCAACCCGGTGAATCCCGGCCTGAGCGCCGCACTCGTCGGCACGGGGTTGCCGCTCATCCTCGGGCAGTACGTGCCGCAATGGCCCGCATCTGCGAGTTCGGTTCGCATTCCGACATCTGCAGCGGGTCACGTCGGTTTGGCCGTCACCGGGCCGCTCGTCGCGTGGGCCGAGCGGTATCAACAGAAGAACGCCGCGGCGCTCGTGCTGTCCACGCCGAGCGCGAGCGCGCGCCTGCTCGCGGCATCGGACGACGTGGTCGGGCGAGTCCGCGTGGTCCCGTACGGCGTGGACACAGAGTTCTTCGTACCCGATGACGCGAAATGCGGCCCCGCCGACGGCGTGCCCGTGATCCTCTTTCTGGCGGGCCTGCACGAACGTAAGGGGATCCTCACCCTGCTCGAGTCGTTCGACCAAGTGGTGCAGAGCATCCCCGATTGCCGGCTCGTCGTGGCCGGGGACGGTCCACTCCGCGGCGAGGTCGAATCGCGCCTGAACGGACTGCGCGCCAGCAACCAGGTACGACTGCTGGGGGCAGTCGACCGGACAACGGTGCGCGATCTGATGCGCGCGTCTTCCGTGTATTGCCTTCCGTCGGATGGCGAGCCGTTCGGTCTCAGCGCGCTCGAGGCGATGGCGTGCGGCAAGCCCGTCGTGGTGACCGACGCGGGTGGACTTCAGCACCTTGTCCGAGCGGACGGCGGGCGCAAGGTCCCCCCCGGCGATGCCGATGCCCTTGCACAGGCGTTGGTCGACCTCCTGGCCTGTCCCGACATGATGCGCCAGATGGGCGAGCGTAACCGCGCTGTCGCCGTCGAGCGGTACAGCTGGCCTCGCGTCATCGACCAAATCGAGCAGACCTACCGCGATGCCTTGAGCAGATCGCACGACGAGTCCGCGATGTTCCGCGGCCAGCGCACGTGCTGA
- a CDS encoding glycosyl transferase family 1, with protein sequence MSRRRPLRLVSIAHSYGVALNRRLAHEMGRAGAGRWEVTAVAPSFIHGDLRPVPLEPADGECCHVEPVPAYLTRNLHLLSYGTRLRQVLRQGWDLVHCWEEPFNVSAAQVAWWTPAGTPLVFYTFQNIDKRYPPPFSAFERYCVRRASGWLAAGTSVARTLVPRGYDRRPYQVVPLGVDTDYFGPNASAGRSVREMLGWTADGAPVVGYLGRFVPEKGIDLLTGALDKLHAGWRALFVGSGPMREHLERWAARHGDRVRIVTGVRHAEVPAYLCAMDLLTAPSQTTPAWREQLGRMLIEAFASGVPVLASDSGEIPFVVADAGRVVGERDEAGWVSALEDLLASPRARAEMARQGLERAHSVYAWPVIARQHLEFFEQRLAA encoded by the coding sequence TTGTCGCGCCGTCGTCCGCTCCGTCTCGTTTCGATCGCCCACTCCTACGGGGTCGCGCTCAACCGCCGCCTCGCACATGAGATGGGGCGCGCTGGCGCGGGGCGATGGGAGGTGACCGCTGTGGCTCCGTCGTTCATCCACGGCGACCTGCGTCCCGTTCCGCTGGAGCCCGCCGACGGTGAGTGCTGCCACGTCGAGCCCGTACCGGCCTACCTGACGCGGAACCTGCATCTCCTGAGTTACGGGACACGCTTGCGCCAGGTGTTACGGCAAGGGTGGGACTTGGTGCACTGCTGGGAGGAGCCGTTCAACGTCTCCGCCGCGCAGGTTGCGTGGTGGACCCCCGCGGGCACGCCGCTTGTGTTCTACACGTTTCAGAACATCGACAAGCGGTACCCGCCGCCGTTCTCGGCCTTCGAACGCTACTGCGTTCGTCGCGCGTCCGGGTGGCTGGCCGCCGGAACGTCGGTAGCTCGAACTCTCGTGCCACGTGGCTACGACCGGCGGCCCTACCAGGTCGTGCCGCTCGGCGTAGACACAGACTACTTCGGCCCGAACGCCTCGGCCGGCCGTAGCGTGCGCGAAATGTTGGGGTGGACGGCCGACGGCGCGCCGGTGGTCGGCTACCTCGGCCGGTTCGTACCCGAGAAGGGGATTGACCTGCTCACGGGTGCGCTCGACAAGTTGCACGCGGGCTGGCGAGCCCTGTTCGTGGGTAGCGGTCCGATGCGCGAGCACCTGGAACGCTGGGCCGCGCGCCACGGAGATCGGGTACGTATCGTCACCGGTGTACGCCACGCCGAGGTACCAGCGTACCTCTGCGCGATGGACCTGCTCACTGCGCCGAGCCAGACCACGCCCGCGTGGCGCGAGCAACTCGGGCGCATGCTGATCGAAGCATTCGCGTCCGGAGTTCCGGTCCTCGCGAGCGACAGTGGGGAGATCCCATTCGTCGTCGCCGATGCCGGCCGCGTTGTTGGAGAGCGCGATGAGGCTGGCTGGGTATCGGCGCTCGAAGATCTGCTCGCCTCCCCGCGAGCCCGCGCCGAAATGGCGCGACAAGGGCTCGAGCGCGCGCATTCTGTGTACGCGTGGCCGGTCATCGCGCGGCAACACCTCGAGTTCTTCGAGCAGCGCCTTGCCGCCTGA
- a CDS encoding NDP-sugar dehydratase or epimerase, with amino-acid sequence MADAIDSPTPFHGLPVLVTGGCGFIGSHLVEQLVAAGADVTVLDNMRAGAVANLDEVADRIAVVCGDVRDRDVVAAVVADAKPRLVFHLAANASVPGSVEDPAYDFTTNCGGSFVVLDVLRTAASSARVVLASSGAVYGEPVLFPMREDAALVPISPYGASKLQAEVTARMFWQVYGTPVVVARLFNTYGPRMTRFVVLDLLKKLRRDPSRLEVLGSGRQTRDFTYVSDTVRGLCVLAARGRCGESYNVSSGTSYSVASLASMVLRARGLADTAAICFTGSSWAGDAQRWEVSIDALRELGYNPRIPLSEGLLRTIEWFDRTDVRADRAPALTPGR; translated from the coding sequence GTGGCTGACGCTATCGACTCGCCCACGCCGTTCCACGGCCTCCCCGTGCTCGTCACCGGCGGGTGCGGCTTCATTGGGTCACACCTTGTCGAGCAGCTTGTGGCGGCAGGGGCAGACGTCACCGTGCTCGACAACATGCGCGCGGGCGCGGTCGCCAACCTCGATGAGGTCGCCGATCGGATCGCGGTGGTGTGCGGCGACGTGCGCGACCGCGACGTCGTCGCGGCCGTCGTCGCCGACGCGAAGCCGCGGCTCGTGTTTCACCTAGCCGCCAACGCCTCAGTCCCGGGGTCGGTGGAAGATCCGGCGTACGACTTCACGACGAATTGCGGCGGGTCGTTCGTCGTCCTCGATGTTTTGCGCACCGCAGCGAGCAGCGCGCGGGTGGTGCTAGCGTCGTCGGGGGCGGTGTATGGCGAGCCGGTGCTATTTCCGATGCGCGAGGACGCTGCGCTCGTTCCCATTTCGCCGTACGGCGCCAGCAAGCTGCAGGCCGAGGTCACAGCGAGAATGTTCTGGCAGGTGTACGGGACGCCTGTGGTCGTCGCGCGCCTGTTCAACACGTACGGCCCGCGCATGACGCGGTTCGTCGTACTCGACCTCCTCAAGAAGTTGCGACGCGACCCATCCCGCCTCGAAGTGTTGGGGTCGGGCCGGCAGACACGCGACTTCACGTACGTCTCCGACACCGTGCGCGGGCTTTGCGTGCTCGCGGCGCGCGGGCGATGTGGCGAGTCGTATAACGTGTCGTCGGGCACGAGTTACTCGGTCGCCAGTTTGGCGAGCATGGTGTTGCGCGCGCGCGGGTTGGCCGACACCGCAGCGATCTGCTTTACCGGCAGCAGTTGGGCCGGAGATGCGCAGCGGTGGGAGGTGTCGATCGATGCGCTGCGGGAGCTCGGCTACAACCCGCGTATACCGCTGAGTGAGGGACTGCTCCGGACAATCGAGTGGTTCGATCGCACCGACGTACGCGCCGACCGCGCGCCGGCCTTGACGCCCGGCCGCTGA
- a CDS encoding glycosyl transferase: MKVAIVHDYLNQAGGAERVVGTLHGMFPDAPIFTSVLDRASLWPSLRDADIRPSWMQRLPGLRRHFKKYLPLYPRAIESFDLSGYDLVISSSSAFGKGAIAPPSALHVCYCHTPMRFAWDYDRYVARESYGRAMRVALPAMIAYLRSWDARTASRPDVYVVNSTVVAERVRRCYGRESEVIPAPVDLSRYQLSPVTDDFHLLVSRLNPYKRVDLVVDAFSRSGRRLVVIGDGPERADLEARARPNVRFLGRQPDEVVADHYARCRAVVFPGEEDFGIVPLEANASGRPVIAFRRGGVLDTVVDGQTGVFFDEQTPAALDDAVRRAESAAWDARALRRHAESYGEEVFRARFFDLLARVYPAFGARAPASSTSGRVRREACFT; the protein is encoded by the coding sequence GTGAAAGTCGCGATTGTACACGATTACCTGAACCAGGCGGGCGGCGCCGAGCGCGTCGTCGGGACGCTGCACGGCATGTTCCCCGACGCGCCGATCTTCACGTCGGTCCTCGACCGGGCGTCGCTCTGGCCGTCGCTCCGCGACGCGGACATCCGCCCGTCGTGGATGCAGCGGCTCCCAGGACTCCGGCGACACTTCAAGAAGTACCTCCCGCTCTACCCGCGCGCGATCGAGAGCTTCGACCTGTCGGGCTACGACCTCGTGATCAGCAGCAGCAGCGCGTTCGGCAAGGGCGCGATCGCCCCGCCGTCCGCGCTGCACGTCTGCTACTGCCACACGCCGATGCGCTTCGCGTGGGACTACGACCGATACGTGGCGCGCGAGTCGTACGGGCGCGCGATGCGGGTGGCGCTGCCGGCGATGATCGCGTACCTGCGGAGTTGGGACGCGCGTACGGCGTCGCGGCCCGACGTCTACGTCGTGAACTCGACGGTCGTCGCGGAGCGCGTCCGGCGGTGCTACGGCCGCGAGAGCGAGGTCATCCCGGCGCCGGTGGACCTGTCGCGCTATCAGCTGTCGCCGGTCACCGACGACTTTCACCTCCTCGTGTCTCGGCTCAACCCGTACAAGCGCGTCGACCTCGTCGTCGACGCGTTCAGCCGGTCGGGTCGGCGGCTCGTCGTCATAGGCGATGGCCCGGAGCGGGCGGATCTCGAAGCGCGCGCGCGGCCGAATGTGCGCTTTCTCGGGCGCCAGCCGGATGAGGTCGTAGCCGACCACTACGCGCGCTGCCGCGCGGTGGTCTTCCCCGGCGAGGAGGATTTTGGGATCGTGCCGCTCGAGGCGAACGCGTCCGGACGGCCGGTGATCGCATTCCGGCGCGGTGGGGTGCTCGACACGGTCGTGGACGGGCAGACGGGAGTGTTCTTCGACGAGCAGACGCCGGCCGCGCTGGACGACGCGGTGCGGCGGGCGGAGTCGGCGGCGTGGGATGCGCGCGCCTTACGGCGGCACGCAGAGTCGTACGGCGAGGAGGTGTTTCGTGCGAGGTTTTTCGACCTCCTCGCGCGCGTGTATCCCGCGTTCGGCGCCCGGGCGCCGGCGTCGTCTACGTCCGGGCGGGTACGACGTGAGGCGTGCTTCACGTGA
- the xapH_1 gene encoding ABC transporter ATP-binding protein has translation MSSDAAVVVDGLSKAYTISHATERHSTLGSAIMHRVRRPIVARSRETFWALSDVSFRIDSGDVVGVIGRNGAGKSTLLKVLSRITEPTRGAVDLYGRVGSLLEVGTGFHPEFTGRENVFLNGTILGMSRREVRAKFDEIVAFAGVEQFLDTPVKRYSSGMHLRLAFAVAAHLEPEILLVDEVLAVGDAEFQAKCLGKMKDVAASGRTVFFVSHNLGAVRELCSRGLVLHKGEVVCDGTVDDCLRIYSADARYRTGGHWTRTLDVTRPLTIESVDVTLTGDQPTHRLAVDVRFATNSPHRPAFVALEILDAGGIAIMQPLPTVQGFIRDDVRTHEVRLDVDLPPLIPGSYLVTVWAGTHNTETLDEVKGCVGFEVQASPTRNRTYPHTPDHGYVVPHTTVEYHPQSPAGTPDR, from the coding sequence ATGTCATCTGACGCCGCGGTCGTCGTCGACGGTCTGTCGAAGGCGTACACCATCAGCCACGCCACCGAGCGTCACTCGACGCTCGGCAGCGCGATCATGCATCGCGTACGCCGACCGATTGTGGCGCGGAGCCGCGAAACGTTCTGGGCTCTTTCCGACGTGTCGTTCAGGATCGATTCAGGGGACGTCGTCGGAGTGATCGGCCGAAACGGCGCCGGCAAGAGCACGTTGCTGAAGGTGTTGAGCCGCATTACGGAACCGACCCGCGGCGCGGTCGACCTGTACGGCCGCGTTGGTAGTCTGCTTGAGGTGGGCACCGGCTTCCACCCCGAGTTCACCGGGCGCGAGAACGTGTTTCTCAACGGGACCATCCTCGGCATGTCGCGCCGCGAGGTGCGCGCAAAGTTCGACGAGATCGTCGCGTTCGCCGGGGTGGAGCAGTTCCTCGACACACCCGTCAAGCGCTACAGCAGCGGGATGCACCTCCGCCTCGCGTTCGCTGTCGCCGCCCACCTCGAACCCGAGATCTTGCTCGTCGACGAGGTGCTTGCCGTCGGCGACGCCGAGTTCCAGGCGAAGTGCCTCGGAAAGATGAAGGACGTCGCCGCGAGCGGCCGCACGGTGTTCTTCGTCAGCCACAACCTCGGCGCGGTCCGCGAACTCTGCTCCCGCGGACTCGTACTGCATAAGGGCGAAGTAGTGTGCGACGGCACCGTCGACGACTGCCTGCGGATTTATAGCGCGGACGCTCGTTACCGCACGGGCGGCCATTGGACGCGTACGCTCGACGTCACACGCCCTCTAACAATCGAGAGCGTCGACGTGACTCTCACCGGGGATCAGCCGACGCACCGACTCGCCGTTGACGTTCGGTTCGCGACGAATTCGCCGCACAGGCCCGCATTCGTCGCGCTCGAGATTCTCGACGCGGGCGGCATAGCAATCATGCAGCCGCTCCCGACGGTGCAAGGATTCATCCGGGATGATGTGCGCACGCATGAGGTGCGGCTCGACGTCGACCTGCCCCCCCTAATACCCGGCAGCTACCTCGTCACGGTCTGGGCGGGGACTCACAATACGGAGACGCTCGACGAAGTCAAAGGCTGTGTGGGCTTTGAAGTACAAGCGTCACCTACGCGGAATCGGACGTACCCACACACACCGGACCATGGCTACGTCGTGCCCCACACCACGGTCGAGTACCATCCTCAGTCTCCCGCCGGGACACCAGATCGATGA
- a CDS encoding acyltransferase has protein sequence MTVEYRGGGDARVPRLDGLRAVAILLVIAGHVGYYTFGRGRVGELGGLGVLLFFVLSGYLITGLLQREQLATGRIDLRAFYARRALRILPAFWVFMAVVCTLMLLGVVTDATWKAVLACLLFVRNWAGRGQTLSHIWTLSLEEQFYAVWPAVLVGVGTRRALGVAAGVALACAAWRGYAIARRLYPYESDVFYLRTDFRMDSILVGCCLALATARRAYRERLCAVFRALPLRLMVPALLAWVLTASVVESLLPVYLTVETLLAVAVLGRVLVGGGIDTRALEHPVMTGIGRLSYSIYLWQQPFLTRVHAGPGVVRALPAALAGIAATSLASYFCIERPALAFRARWSRVALVPGGVA, from the coding sequence GTGACCGTCGAGTACCGCGGTGGCGGCGACGCGCGTGTCCCCCGGCTCGACGGCCTGCGCGCCGTCGCGATCCTGCTCGTGATCGCGGGGCACGTCGGCTACTACACGTTCGGCCGCGGGCGCGTCGGCGAGCTCGGGGGACTCGGCGTGCTCCTCTTCTTCGTCCTGAGCGGGTATCTCATCACGGGCCTCCTCCAGCGCGAGCAGCTCGCCACCGGCCGCATCGACCTGCGCGCGTTCTACGCGCGCCGCGCCCTGCGCATCCTCCCGGCCTTCTGGGTATTCATGGCCGTGGTGTGCACGCTCATGCTGCTCGGCGTCGTGACGGACGCGACGTGGAAGGCGGTGCTCGCGTGCCTGCTCTTCGTCCGCAACTGGGCCGGCCGCGGGCAGACGCTGAGCCACATTTGGACGCTGTCGCTCGAGGAACAGTTCTACGCGGTGTGGCCCGCGGTACTGGTGGGGGTCGGCACCCGGCGCGCCCTCGGCGTGGCGGCCGGTGTCGCACTCGCCTGCGCGGCGTGGCGCGGCTACGCGATCGCCCGACGCCTGTATCCGTACGAGAGCGACGTGTTCTACCTGCGCACGGACTTCCGCATGGATTCGATCCTCGTCGGCTGCTGCCTCGCGCTGGCGACAGCCCGCCGCGCCTACCGCGAGCGGCTCTGCGCGGTTTTCCGCGCGCTCCCGCTGCGTCTAATGGTGCCGGCCCTACTCGCGTGGGTCCTCACGGCGAGCGTTGTAGAGTCGCTGCTGCCCGTGTACCTCACTGTCGAAACGCTGCTCGCCGTGGCGGTCTTGGGTCGGGTGCTCGTCGGTGGCGGGATCGACACGCGCGCGCTCGAGCATCCCGTGATGACGGGCATCGGGCGGCTGTCGTACTCGATCTACCTCTGGCAGCAGCCCTTCCTCACCCGCGTCCACGCGGGTCCGGGCGTCGTGCGCGCGCTGCCGGCCGCACTCGCGGGCATCGCGGCGACGTCCCTCGCGTCGTATTTCTGCATCGAGCGACCCGCACTAGCGTTCAGGGCGCGGTGGTCGCGAGTGGCACTTGTCCCGGGAGGAGTGGCATGA
- a CDS encoding glycosyl transferase yields the protein MTARVLFLDHVGVLGGAELSLLDIARHHAGSSTVALMADGPFGERLRAAGVRTVLLTASAATRGLRRESAVPSPAALAGLLGVARAVARLARAHDVIYANSQKAFVVATAAGAAARRPVIWHLRDILSGEHFSRTNVRAVVALANGRAARVVANSCATADAFVGRGGRAGKVRVVYNGIDAAAFAAVRDADAAAARAALGLGDAPAVGVFGRLSPWKGQHVLLDALPRLPGVHALVVGDALFGEVDYATGLRARAAALGVADRVHFLGFRADVETLMRVADVVVHTSVSAEPFGRVIVEGMLAGRPVVATRGGGAVEIVRDGETGALVPPEDAARLAAAIAALLRTDAGAVVAAAGRADAAARFSMDAMLAGVSREITEVSGQ from the coding sequence GTGACGGCCCGCGTGCTCTTCCTCGACCACGTCGGCGTGTTGGGCGGCGCGGAGCTGTCGCTGCTCGACATCGCGCGCCACCACGCCGGGAGCTCGACGGTCGCGCTCATGGCCGACGGGCCGTTCGGCGAGCGGCTCCGCGCGGCCGGCGTGCGCACGGTGCTCCTGACCGCGTCCGCGGCGACGCGCGGCCTCCGCCGCGAGAGCGCCGTCCCGAGCCCCGCGGCGCTCGCCGGCCTGCTCGGCGTCGCGCGGGCGGTGGCGCGGCTCGCGCGCGCGCACGACGTCATCTACGCGAACTCGCAGAAGGCGTTCGTCGTCGCGACCGCGGCCGGGGCGGCGGCGCGGCGCCCGGTGATTTGGCACCTGCGCGACATCCTCAGCGGCGAGCACTTCAGCCGCACCAACGTGCGCGCGGTCGTCGCGCTCGCCAACGGCCGCGCGGCGCGCGTGGTCGCGAACTCGTGCGCCACCGCCGACGCGTTCGTCGGGCGCGGCGGGCGCGCGGGCAAGGTGCGCGTGGTGTACAACGGCATCGACGCGGCCGCGTTCGCCGCCGTGCGCGACGCGGACGCCGCGGCCGCGCGCGCGGCGCTCGGGTTAGGCGACGCGCCGGCGGTCGGTGTGTTCGGCCGGCTGTCGCCGTGGAAGGGGCAGCACGTCCTGCTCGACGCGCTCCCGCGCCTGCCGGGCGTGCACGCGCTCGTGGTGGGCGACGCGCTCTTCGGCGAGGTGGACTACGCGACCGGACTGCGCGCACGCGCCGCCGCGCTCGGCGTCGCGGACCGCGTGCACTTCCTCGGCTTCCGCGCCGACGTCGAGACGCTCATGCGGGTCGCGGACGTGGTCGTGCACACGTCGGTGAGCGCCGAGCCGTTCGGGCGCGTGATCGTCGAGGGGATGCTGGCGGGCCGGCCGGTCGTCGCGACGCGCGGCGGGGGCGCCGTCGAGATCGTGCGCGACGGCGAGACGGGCGCGCTCGTGCCGCCCGAGGACGCGGCGCGGTTGGCCGCGGCAATCGCCGCCCTGCTGCGCACCGACGCCGGGGCGGTGGTGGCCGCGGCGGGGCGCGCCGACGCCGCCGCGCGCTTCAGCATGGACGCGATGCTCGCCGGCGTGTCGCGCGAGATCACCGAGGTGTCGGGCCAGTGA